The sequence attCCATTTACTTTTATTAACAATTATGACTTGATTACATGTCCTAAAGGCATGCAAGGTGCTTCTTCACAAACTATCCAACAACTCTTAAAACAAAGGAGGATTTTCTGTTGACAGGTTTATTCTTCACATTCTTTAATTACAAGCCTGTACACGAAAACTAGGCTTTGattcacatttgttttatttttcacactaAATAGATACAATTAACTCGTGGAGTGCATTTAGGGAGGTTTGTTCAATTtccagaattttttttataaaagcagACAGAAGAAGGCAGAAGAGTTGAGACATCTATGGACATAATAAATCAGATTTGCACATTCCGCACTGAACCTTTTTGAAATAACTACAAAAGTAGTAGTAACAGTAAATTACAGTCTACTAAGCtacaacaaaatacagaagCTGTATGCACGTAATGAATAATTTCCTAATGagtgaaaaaatgtaattctcaTTATTGTGCAGCTGTGAACACCATTGTGAACTAAGATGAATTAGTCAGTTAATTTGTCTTTAATTGGGCGTTTTTGGCTTCTAACATAAACGAAGTTCTCATCAGTGGGAGGAAGAAGCGCAAGTAACCTTAATCAACGGTATTTGCTTaatcaaaacatacataaaTTGGCCAGTGGCTGCATTTGGGCGCTGCTGGGGAGTGTGGTTTTATAGATAAAGCTCTGGCATGAAAACTCTCCAACTGTTTGGCAAAGAAAGACATGTTTGAATGAATTCAGTGACATCCATGAAGTctaatgaacaaacacacattaaggTTATGTTTAATCACTTATAAGAAGCTGTATATGTCTCATTTAATCAGTTTATATTTGTACTCAAGTATATTAACCAGAAGTCTTGGATTTTTGAGAAATACTCTAATAATATTGAGACATATCTGCATATGTCGTTCATACACTGTTTGTTCCAGTTTTCTGTTGCCGTCACTGAAATATTAACACATGTATTTCGgttgcttttattatttttaaacaaatgactACAGGTAATGATAAAATGAACATGGTTTGAATCaccaaggatttttttttttaactgctgctttAACTTCGACAAATGATGCTTGCTGAGTAATAACAACAAAGTAACAAAGTCAAAAGAGCTCAGAGAAATGCCTAAGGATTGAATCATTGCtctgagtggtgaaaagtagGCCTATCCCGCaagtaaaagtggaaatagagCATATTCTGAAAAGATTTTCTAAAATCCAATGtcttaaaaactgaaaaagtgcAAGAAATCAAACTTAATGCACATTTTGTCCTGACTTTTTTTGAATTGggaaaataattcatttcaaaCAAGAAAACGACCCTAAATTAAGTTGATTTGCTTTTCTTCAACAAGCACAAGATCTCTGCCCAAGTGTTTGACTCTGCAGTATGCATAAATCCAACCTAATGAAAAAACCGCATGTTTAACTGATgatgaactgtttttttctgagggTGTAGTGTGACAATTATTTTAACTGGGCCTGAAAAACATTTCTACGAATcagtaaaaacactggatcAGTATCAGAACATCCAGAAACTTCTAGACGTCTGCATTTATCTGCAACATTTCAtctccagccaatcacagctgggGTTGGGCGGTGCTTTGAGGCATTCAAATAGACAGAGGTCAAGCTGATGCATCAGTTCAGCCTTTACTTTCAAGCCTGAACAAACATTAATCAAGAGCCATCATGGTTGCGTGGACTCAGCAGGAGCGCAGCATCATCGCTGGCATCTTTGCCAACCTGAACTATGAAGACATTGGCCCCAAGGCTCTGACCAGGTATGGGATCTGCTCTTTGTGAAATGAAGAATGTAATGCATGAAAGATTAGTGATgaatagaaaatgtattaaatccAAGAGAATCCATCCAACTCACCGGTTTCTTCCCCTGCAGGTGTCTGATTGTGTACCCCTGGACTCAGAGGTACTTCGGCGCCTATGGTGACCTCTCCACCCCTGAGGCCATCAAGGGCAACGCCAAAATCGCTGCCCATGGCGTCAAGGTGCTGCACGGTCTGGACAGGGCTGTGAAGAACATGGACAACATCAACGAAGCCTATTCCGAACTGAGCGTCCTGCACTCTGACAAGCTGCACGTTGACCCCGACAACTTCAGGGTAAACCTTCATCCCTTCACACCTTTTCTGCAAATGCACctatgcacattttaaaaagtccaTATTTAATGTAGACATATTCTACAGCAAGTTTGCATATCAAAATGCAGTCTTCCGTGATGCCgaatgtactttttttgttttcttgtctaaaatacagcatgaaagccatttaattgtttgttttttttaccctgtATAGAttttgtctgactgtctgaccaTCGTCATCGCCGCCAACCTGGGAGATGCTTTCACTGTCGACACTCAGTGCGCCTTCCAGAAGTTCCTGGCTGTGGTGGTGTTCGCTCTTGGCAGGAAGTACCACTAAATGCATCAGCCCCCCCACTCATACACGTGGGCATCTAAAGGAGATCTAACATctgttttacatgttgtttgtctcctcaatgaaaaaataaagaccAAATGAAAGCTAGATTAAGTTTCTTTATGTTAAGTCAGATAGTTatccaaagggtcacaagataaatctttagggttgtgagatgattaataggTTAGGAAAGTTCTGCCTCACAAATTTGTATTCAGGTTTGGAATTTTCTCCAATCTTAataattttacctctttgggcctcaacagttatttaaatgaaatcatcTGAGAAATTAAGAAAGGAAATCACTCTTTGTTGAAACTGCAAACAtctgacatctgaaatgtgacaagtAGGGGCTACTAACCAAAGAAAGGGTCATAAGCCAAAAAGGTTGCTTTAacaatttactgtattttgtaaatgtttaatataaaatttCAATCTACAAAATAACTAGTCACTAGAATGTGgtggaataaaaagtacaatatttccctctgaaatgtagtgaagtactCTCAgtatcataaaatgtcaaagtataAAAGCAGCATGGAATAGATTTaatcaaataaagtacaagtacctcaaaatcgTACTGAAGTACAGCACTGGAATAATGCACACCACTGTGTATAACttagtaaaagtaaagtaaaaaaagtaaaagtctaGAGGTGTTAGCAGAACAATATAAGAGTTTGATCTGATCTACCTTTGTAACACAAGTTCAACACACTCACTCATAAAACTTACTCATAAAAGCTGATGACAAAAGTCTGTCTTTTAGGCTACTGTTGGTAAGTCTAGGTATGTATGTGCATGACCCACTGTCTGAGGTCATGCTCAAGCagcttgtttcttgttttgaaACTTTTACACCAGCTTACCTGGCTTGACTTTATCTAAAGGTGTCAAAGAACTTGAGTTTAGGGCATGTTTGGACTGTATTGATACAATGAGTCTTTGAGTATCCTTCACCTTTGATGTTTTATGACTTATGATGCAATTCCAGTTCAGTGTGCCAGCTGATAGGTATAAATAATCACAACACCTTGTAGTGCCTTTAACTTAGTCTGCAGACTGGGTCAGGTGTACTGTAGGTGCTGGGAGGTGCACAGGCAGGCAAACACCTGGAACACAAGCAGAACAAGAAATAGAAGCAAAAAGAGGCAACAATGGCAGTtgagaaaatggaaatggaagACACAGATTCAACTCTGATGGAGAGGGGCAGGAAGCCGCCCGTGGCCAGAACTCCCAACAAATATGAGAAACTGTTCCAGCCTGCCTGGCGGAGATAGTGGGGACCATGTTCTTCGTTTTCATcggctgtgtgtctgtcatcGAGAACGTGCCAGCAGCTGGACGGCTGCAGCCAGCCCTGGTGCACGGACTGGCGGTGGCAGTGATGGTGGCAGTCATGGATAACATCAGGTAAAGGATGAAAGACTAGTAAAAGTGTGGTTGCGTTCATAATTtcaatgctttttttgtgtgcaatATGTGCTGAACAACCATTTGTGTCTCTTGCAGTTTGCATGATCTCACCATTTTCAAATTTGCTCTTGCTTTTTTCCAGTGGCTCCCATTTC is a genomic window of Thunnus maccoyii chromosome 20, fThuMac1.1, whole genome shotgun sequence containing:
- the LOC121886699 gene encoding hemoglobin subunit beta-like, which produces MVAWTQQERSIIAGIFANLNYEDIGPKALTRCLIVYPWTQRYFGAYGDLSTPEAIKGNAKIAAHGVKVLHGLDRAVKNMDNINEAYSELSVLHSDKLHVDPDNFRILSDCLTIVIAANLGDAFTVDTQCAFQKFLAVVVFALGRKYH